The following is a genomic window from Parabacteroides johnsonii DSM 18315.
TCTGAGTCATTTCAGGAATTGGGAGCAACGTGCCCATGCCGAAGAATGGATTCTCTTCGAGAAAAACATTGGACCCTACGTCGGGATGGACGAAACGGCACTGTCGTCGGGAGAACTGTATACAATCCTGATTAACAAAGAGGCCAAAGGAAGAAAAGGCACAATCATCGCCATGATCAAAGGGACATCCGTAGAAAAGGTATCCCAAGTTATACTCAAACTTTCCCGTCGCAGGCGGTTTCAAGTTCGGGAAATAACATTGGACATGGCACCCAATATGGCCCGGATAGCCCGTCTCTGTTTCCCGGCTGCCAAGCTGGTTATCGACCGTTTTCATGTTCAAAAGTTAGCTTTTGAAGCCGTTCAGGAAATGCGGATAAAGGCACGATGGGAAGCCTTGGATAAAGAAATGGTCGAGATCACATACGCTAAAGCATCAGGACAGCCTTTTGTTACTGAAACATTTGAGAATGGGGACAGTCGAAAACAGCTGTTGGCCAGAAGCCGCTATCTTTTGTTCAAAAAAACTGAACTGTGGTCGGAGAGCCAAAGAAAAAGAGCTAAAATCCTTTTCCGGGAATATCCCGATATCAAGAAGGCCTATTACTTAAGCATGAGGTTAGGGTTGATATATCATCAGGCACAATCGGCAGATATTGCCTTGACGCGTTTGGCACATTGGTATGATCAGGTGGACAAATCCGGTTTCCTGTCTTTTGGCACTGTTGCCAGAACCATACAAACACACTACTTGAATATTGTTGGCTTTTTTAAAAGACGCTCCACCAATGCCGCGAGTGAGTCCTTCAATGCTAAAATCAAAGCTTTTAGAGCACAGCTGAGAGGCGTGAGGGATATTGCTTTTTTCTTATTCAGACTCACCAATATGTATGCATAATTAATTCTCTATGAATATAGGTATCTCCTTATACGTACATAACCGGGCTAAATAAAAGAACTGCAACATAACTACAATAAAAAAGCGTGTCCCTCTAATATAGAGGCAACACACTCTTTCTAATAGTTAAGGTTTGGGTTATTATATTTCTTGTCGTTATATACTGTTATAAAAAAGCTTGACCTGAAAGTTGTCAAGCTATACCCATTGCACAGTCAAGGCTCCTTTGTTTTTGTTCACTCTATACCTATAATCTCTCTGAAAATGAGTGACAGCACGAAGGAACGCTTTTATTTTATACAAAACAAATTTATCTGGAATTATTTTTACACTATCGGGGATTATAATAAATACTTAAATACTATCAGGGGGCTTATAGGAAGATGCAATGGATACTTTGGGAGATGATTATATTTTAATCCCTCAGGATTTCGGTATGATCCACAATCGCCCTGATATTGTAAAAGATATGTATGAAAAAAGCCTGTCACTCAAAAGAATGACAGGCTTTTTGTTGTTCAACCAGGGCTCGAACCTGGACTAACAGGACCAGAATCTGTTGTGCTACCATTACACCATTGAACAATTTCCGTTCAACAAAAATGACAATCAATTATTTCGTTGTTCAACCAGGGCTCGAACCTGGACTAACAGGACCAGAATCTGTTGTGCTACCATTACACCATTGAACAATTTCAATAAAGCTTGTCAACTCTCTTGTTGTTAGCGAGTGCAAAAGTACATACTTTTTCAAAATAAACAAACGATACTGTAATTTTTTTTCATTAATAAACTTTTTTCTTTTCCTGCTTGTTTTGATTTTGCAAGTATATACATATATTAATAGAGGGAAATCACCCACATAATAAATATAAGAAGTATATTTGCGACTTCGAATATTACTCAATAAAAAATAATGGATCAAACAGAAGAATTAGTTAAAACGATTGTAGAAGGCCTACAGGAAAAAAAAGGCAAAAACATTGTAACCGTAGACTTAACCCAATTATCCGGCTCAATCTGCCAATATATGATAATCTGCGAAGGAAGCACTCCTACCCAGGTTTCCGCATTGTCTGATTCAGCCTGGGATTTTGCCCATCGTAAGGCTGGTGAAAAACCGCTGTCGATAGATGGAGCACAGCGTGCCGAATGGATCGGGATGGACTATGGCACGGTTCTTGTACATATATTTTTACCGGAACTTCGCGAGTTTTATAATCTGGAAAATCTTTGGTCGGATGCCAAAGTGACACAGATTGCTAACCTCGACTGATGACCGATCTTACATAGTATAGAGATAATCACATATGGAAAATAAAAACGACATTTTTAACAAAAATCCGAAGAATAACAAGCAGAAGATGTTCAAGTTCAACCTATACTGGATGTATGGACTCATCTTTCTTATGCTTTTTGCTTTGTATCTGACGAACGACTCTTCGGCATCTAAAGAATTAGGCTGGACCGAATTCCAGAAATTAGCACAGGAAAACGTATTCGACCGGATGGTCGTCTACAACAAGAAGAATCTGGTTGAAGCAACCGTAAAAGACGGACGAAAAGGTCTGGTGTTCAGAAAAGATAGTGCGACATTGGGTACCAACCCGAAAGTGTATGTCAAAATACCATCGGCCGATAAATTCTCGGATTTCTATGACAAAGCCGTTGCCGAAAATCATATCACTACGCAAGTCAGCTTCGAAGAAGGCGATGATGCGATCTGGAATTTTCTTGTTTCGTTCGGCCCGATCTTGCTGATCATCGTCGTGTGGATCTTCCTGATGCGACGAATGTCCGGTGGTGCGACCGGCGGTCCCGGCGGTGTATTCAGTGTGGGAAAGGCAAAAGCACAACTTTTTGATAAAGACAACGACCGGAAAGTGACATTCAAGGATGTCGCCGGCCTTGCCGAAGCGAAACAGGAGGTGGAAGAGATCGTTTCTTTCTTGAAAAGCCCCGAAAAGTACACGGAATTAGGAGGTAAAATACCTAAAGGCGCTTTACTCGTAGGCCCTCCTGGAACCGGAAAGACATTATTGGCCAAGGCTGTAGCCGGAGAAGCAGATGTCCCGTTCTTCTCCCTATCCGGTTCGGACTTCGTAGAAATGTTCGTCGGCGTAGGTGCTTCCCGCGTACGTGACCTGTTCCGTCAGGCAAAAGAGAAAGCTCCTTGTATCGTATTTATCGACGAGATCGATGCCGTCGGCCGCGCCCGTGGCAAAAATGTAAATATGAACAGCAATGACGAACGCGAGAACACGTTGAACCAGTTGCTTACTGAAATGGACGGTTTCGGTTCCAACAGCGGTGTTATTATCCTGGCAGCTACTAACCGCGCCGATATCTTGGATAAGGCGCTGCTTCGTGCAGGACGTTTCGACCGCCAGATTCACGTGGAATTACCTGACTTGAACGAGCGTAAAGAGATATTTGGAGTGCATCTGCGTCCGATCAAAATCGACGAAAGTGTCGATGCCGAATTTCTGGCACGCCAGACTCCCGGTTTCTCCGGTGCCGACATTGCTAATGTCTGCAATGAAGCAGCTTTGATTGCCGCTCGTAACGGTAAAAAGTTTGTCCAGAAAGAAGACTTCATGAACGCAGTCGACCGTATCGTCGGAGGTTTGGAGAAACGCACTAAAATAACGACTGCGGATGAACGCCAATGTATAGCCAACCACGAAGCTGGTCATGCCACCTTAAGCTGGTTGTTGGAACATGCCAATCCGTTAGTTAAAGTAACGATCGTTCCGAGGGGCAAGGCATTAGGCGCCGCCTGGTATCTGCCGGAAGAACGTCAGATCACCACCCGTGAACAATTGCTGGACGAAATGTGTGCCACCCTCGGCGGTCGCGCTGCCGAAGAACTTTTCTTAGGAAAAATCTCTACCGGAGCATCCAATGACCTTGAGCGAGTAACTAAACAGGCTTATGCGATGGTCGTCTATTTCGGTATGAGCGACCGACTGCCGAACTTGAACTACTACGATTCAAGCGGACAGGACTGGGGCTTCACCAAACCGTACAGTGAGGAAACAGCCAGGATGATCGACCTGGAAGTACAGGCCATTATCAATGAACAGTACGAACGGGCCAAAAGCATTCTGAAAGAACACGCATCAGGCCACAACATGTTGGCTCAGGTATTGCTGGAACGGGAAGTAATCTACACTGAAGATGTCGAACATATCTTCGGTAAGCGTGCCTGGGTTTCCCGCTCGGAAGAGATCCTGGAACTGCAAGAGAAAGCAAACGGCAAGAAGGCCGAAGAAGCGAAAGTTACCGAAGCAAGTAAACAGGAAGATGACACAATTGTCACGACATCCGACAGTAAGGCAGTAAATGCATAACTGTCCGCACAATAAATAATAATTCCATGTCCACTAAATTTGAAACAGATGGGCATGGAATTTATTTTTTAATTATATTTGTACCTGAATAAATCAATAAAAAAACACTATCGTCTTGAAAAATTTGATTATACGGGCGTTAACCGGCATTATATTCGTCGTGGTACTGGTCAGTGCCATTTGTATCCATCCGATTTTTTTCCTTATTCTTTTTTGTATTATA
Proteins encoded in this region:
- a CDS encoding ISAon1 family transposase, giving the protein MEAKLLESQYKNHLSHFRNWEQRAHAEEWILFEKNIGPYVGMDETALSSGELYTILINKEAKGRKGTIIAMIKGTSVEKVSQVILKLSRRRRFQVREITLDMAPNMARIARLCFPAAKLVIDRFHVQKLAFEAVQEMRIKARWEALDKEMVEITYAKASGQPFVTETFENGDSRKQLLARSRYLLFKKTELWSESQRKRAKILFREYPDIKKAYYLSMRLGLIYHQAQSADIALTRLAHWYDQVDKSGFLSFGTVARTIQTHYLNIVGFFKRRSTNAASESFNAKIKAFRAQLRGVRDIAFFLFRLTNMYA
- the rsfS gene encoding ribosome silencing factor → MDQTEELVKTIVEGLQEKKGKNIVTVDLTQLSGSICQYMIICEGSTPTQVSALSDSAWDFAHRKAGEKPLSIDGAQRAEWIGMDYGTVLVHIFLPELREFYNLENLWSDAKVTQIANLD
- the ftsH gene encoding ATP-dependent zinc metalloprotease FtsH, whose amino-acid sequence is MENKNDIFNKNPKNNKQKMFKFNLYWMYGLIFLMLFALYLTNDSSASKELGWTEFQKLAQENVFDRMVVYNKKNLVEATVKDGRKGLVFRKDSATLGTNPKVYVKIPSADKFSDFYDKAVAENHITTQVSFEEGDDAIWNFLVSFGPILLIIVVWIFLMRRMSGGATGGPGGVFSVGKAKAQLFDKDNDRKVTFKDVAGLAEAKQEVEEIVSFLKSPEKYTELGGKIPKGALLVGPPGTGKTLLAKAVAGEADVPFFSLSGSDFVEMFVGVGASRVRDLFRQAKEKAPCIVFIDEIDAVGRARGKNVNMNSNDERENTLNQLLTEMDGFGSNSGVIILAATNRADILDKALLRAGRFDRQIHVELPDLNERKEIFGVHLRPIKIDESVDAEFLARQTPGFSGADIANVCNEAALIAARNGKKFVQKEDFMNAVDRIVGGLEKRTKITTADERQCIANHEAGHATLSWLLEHANPLVKVTIVPRGKALGAAWYLPEERQITTREQLLDEMCATLGGRAAEELFLGKISTGASNDLERVTKQAYAMVVYFGMSDRLPNLNYYDSSGQDWGFTKPYSEETARMIDLEVQAIINEQYERAKSILKEHASGHNMLAQVLLEREVIYTEDVEHIFGKRAWVSRSEEILELQEKANGKKAEEAKVTEASKQEDDTIVTTSDSKAVNA